In a single window of the Deltaproteobacteria bacterium genome:
- a CDS encoding nitroreductase — protein sequence MKVLNALKNRRSIRAFKPDPVPRKELLELIDTARWAPSWGNTQPWELVVVGGDTVKQLTAEFAEAVANKVPPNPDIPMPETFPEAAKNRYMTVAKELFELMGIAREDKASRQAHMLNMTRAFDAPNIIYVTFNGDFSIPYAMLDMGAIIHGLCLAAFALELGTCIEAQLALYPNLIRKYLDIPTTQKIVVGIALGYPDDKARINEFHTSREPVENLVRWVDC from the coding sequence ATGAAAGTATTAAATGCCCTGAAAAACCGGCGTAGCATCCGGGCTTTCAAGCCTGACCCGGTTCCCCGTAAAGAATTGCTGGAACTGATCGACACCGCCCGTTGGGCACCATCCTGGGGCAATACTCAACCCTGGGAATTGGTCGTCGTAGGCGGCGATACGGTCAAACAATTAACCGCCGAATTTGCCGAAGCGGTGGCCAACAAGGTGCCCCCCAACCCGGATATACCAATGCCTGAGACCTTTCCCGAGGCCGCCAAAAATCGCTATATGACGGTAGCCAAGGAGCTTTTTGAGTTAATGGGCATTGCCCGCGAAGACAAGGCGTCCCGCCAGGCGCATATGCTCAATATGACCCGCGCCTTTGATGCGCCGAACATCATTTATGTTACTTTTAACGGCGACTTCAGCATCCCTTATGCCATGCTAGATATGGGGGCCATTATCCATGGCCTCTGCCTGGCCGCCTTTGCCCTGGAGCTGGGGACCTGCATTGAGGCTCAATTGGCCCTGTACCCCAATCTGATCCGCAAATACCTAGATATCCCCACCACCCAGAAGATCGTGGTGGGTATTGCCCTCGGCTACCCGGATGATAAGGCCAGAATTAATGAATTCCACACCAGCCGGGAACCGGTGGAAAACCTGGTCCGCTGGGTGGATTGTTAG